The proteins below come from a single Gammaproteobacteria bacterium genomic window:
- a CDS encoding V/A-type H+/Na+-transporting ATPase subunit D has protein sequence MTQRLKVPPTKSVLLALRRQEGFLQQGYTLLERKRELLTRLVYERLNRYRHLRIEARNALEEAYRWLGITHMRMGSRRLHQAALGLGPALQVKILPRSSLGVEYPAVTTELLPLQPMGLMWTDSSFDETRRQLARLAIVLANLGEAETALRRMLAEQRKTQKRVNALKYNVIPRYQSTIRFIQASLEEEERNTLFQIKVLRGQDAT, from the coding sequence ATGACCCAAAGATTGAAAGTCCCTCCGACCAAGAGTGTCCTGCTTGCACTACGGCGTCAGGAGGGTTTTCTACAACAGGGCTACACCTTACTGGAACGCAAACGCGAATTGCTCACCCGCTTGGTCTACGAACGACTGAATCGATATCGTCATTTGCGTATCGAGGCACGCAATGCTCTGGAAGAGGCCTATCGCTGGCTAGGCATTACTCATATGCGGATGGGGAGTCGGAGATTGCACCAAGCAGCCTTAGGGCTAGGTCCTGCTCTTCAAGTCAAGATTCTGCCCCGTTCCAGCCTGGGGGTAGAATATCCGGCAGTCACCACCGAGCTTTTACCGTTACAACCGATGGGGCTGATGTGGACCGACTCAAGTTTTGACGAAACTCGCCGTCAACTGGCACGTCTAGCAATCGTGTTGGCCAACCTCGGCGAGGCCGAAACGGCATTGCGTCGCATGTTGGCCGAACAACGCAAAACCCAGAAACGGGTGAACGCCCTAAAGTACAACGTTATTCCTCGCTATCAAAGTACGATTCGTTTTATTCAGGCATCCCTGGAAGAAGAAGAGCGTAATACTTTATTTCAAATTAAGGTACTGCGCGGGCAGGACGCGACATAA